A genome region from Bifidobacterium coryneforme includes the following:
- the tsf gene encoding translation elongation factor Ts, whose amino-acid sequence MAKITAALIKELRDQTGAGMMDVKKALTEADGDIARAKEIIRATGIQAAGAREGRKAQEGLIASTITDGGQGQIGYAVELNSETDFVAKTPQFVDFGKEIIEDVAKADASDADQVSKAPSKAGTVNDTVEEAGALFHEHVKIGQVARVEGPHVEIYAHRKSAEMPPSIVAMIATDEAGASVAHEVALQISAMSPRWLSREDVPADVVESERRVATEKSQAEGKPEQIIPKIVEGRLNAFFKESVLLEQQYVKDSSKTVGDLFKETGGKALSFARIEVGTGDDEE is encoded by the coding sequence ATGGCAAAGATCACCGCTGCACTGATCAAGGAGCTGCGTGACCAGACCGGCGCCGGAATGATGGACGTCAAGAAGGCCCTGACCGAGGCCGATGGTGACATCGCCCGCGCCAAGGAGATCATCCGCGCCACCGGTATCCAGGCGGCAGGAGCACGCGAGGGTCGCAAGGCCCAGGAGGGTCTGATCGCCTCCACCATCACTGATGGTGGGCAGGGACAGATCGGCTATGCAGTCGAGCTCAATTCCGAGACCGATTTTGTGGCCAAGACCCCCCAGTTCGTGGACTTCGGCAAGGAAATCATCGAGGATGTGGCCAAGGCCGACGCCTCTGATGCCGACCAGGTCTCCAAGGCTCCCTCCAAGGCCGGTACCGTCAACGATACCGTTGAGGAGGCGGGTGCCCTCTTCCATGAGCATGTGAAGATCGGTCAGGTCGCCAGGGTCGAGGGTCCGCACGTCGAGATCTACGCCCACCGGAAGTCGGCTGAGATGCCCCCGTCCATCGTGGCCATGATTGCCACTGATGAGGCCGGCGCCTCGGTAGCTCATGAGGTTGCCCTGCAGATTTCGGCCATGAGCCCCAGGTGGCTCTCCCGTGAGGACGTCCCTGCTGATGTGGTGGAGTCCGAGCGTCGTGTGGCCACTGAGAAGTCACAGGCTGAAGGCAAGCCCGAGCAGATCATCCCCAAGATTGTCGAAGGGCGCCTGAACGCCTTCTTCAAGGAGAGTGTTCTGCTTGAGCAGCAGTATGTGAAGGACTCTTCCAAGACTGTCGGCGACCTCTTCAAGGAAACGGGCGGCAAGGCTCTGTCCTTTGCCCGCATCGAGGTCGGCACGGGTGACGACGAGGAGTAA
- a CDS encoding peptide deformylase has protein sequence MAIRTIRVVPDPVLRTPCDPVKTITPAVRSLVQDLVDTVDDPGRAGLSANQIGVGLRVFSYNIGGKVGYIINPVIDETQGEQYGEEGCLSLPNLWYPTRRAEYAKAHGINLDGQTVTLEGRGIMGRMIQHECDHLDGHVYIDRLEKEARRKAMRELRSGR, from the coding sequence GTGGCGATTCGTACGATCAGAGTGGTTCCCGACCCGGTGTTGCGCACCCCCTGCGATCCGGTCAAGACCATTACACCGGCCGTGAGGAGTCTGGTGCAGGACCTGGTCGACACCGTTGATGATCCAGGCAGGGCTGGTCTGTCGGCCAACCAGATCGGGGTCGGTCTGCGAGTCTTCTCCTACAACATCGGCGGCAAGGTGGGGTATATCATCAATCCCGTCATCGATGAGACCCAGGGGGAGCAGTACGGTGAGGAAGGTTGCCTCTCCCTTCCGAATCTCTGGTATCCGACCCGAAGGGCCGAATATGCCAAGGCGCACGGAATCAACCTGGATGGGCAGACCGTCACCCTGGAGGGTCGCGGAATCATGGGCAGGATGATTCAGCATGAGTGCGACCACCTGGATGGGCACGTGTACATCGATCGTCTTGAGAAGGAAGCCAGGCGGAAGGCCATGCGCGAACTTCGTTCAGGTCGATGA
- the rpsB gene encoding 30S ribosomal protein S2, translating to MAQITMSEMLKAGVHFGHQTRRWNPKMKQYILVERNGIHIINLFKSLDMIDKAYDFIKETVAHNGTVLFVGTKKQAQEAIKTQATRVNMPYVSERWLGGMLTNFQTVTKRVGRLKELEEMDFDDVRGSGLTKKELLLLRREKDKLERQLGGIRNMNRTPSVLFVVDINKEALAVAEAKKLGIPVVALVDTNTDPELVDYPIPANDDAIRGVELLTSLMADAVADGLLERSGKAAKAEETGDQPMAEWEKNLLENKEGEDKPAEETPAAPAAEAE from the coding sequence ATGGCACAGATCACCATGAGCGAGATGTTGAAGGCCGGCGTTCACTTCGGGCATCAGACCCGTCGCTGGAACCCCAAGATGAAGCAGTACATCCTGGTGGAGCGTAACGGAATCCACATCATCAACCTCTTCAAGTCGCTCGACATGATCGACAAGGCTTACGACTTCATCAAGGAGACCGTGGCCCACAACGGCACCGTCCTCTTCGTCGGCACCAAGAAGCAGGCCCAGGAAGCCATCAAGACCCAGGCCACCAGGGTGAACATGCCCTACGTCTCCGAGCGTTGGCTGGGCGGCATGCTGACCAACTTCCAGACCGTCACCAAGAGGGTCGGTCGCTTGAAGGAACTTGAGGAGATGGACTTCGACGACGTCCGTGGCTCCGGTCTGACCAAGAAGGAACTGCTCCTGCTCCGTCGTGAGAAGGACAAGCTGGAGCGCCAGCTGGGCGGTATCCGCAACATGAACCGTACCCCCTCCGTGCTCTTTGTGGTCGACATCAACAAGGAGGCCCTGGCGGTCGCGGAGGCGAAGAAGCTGGGTATTCCGGTTGTGGCCCTGGTCGACACCAACACGGATCCCGAACTGGTCGACTACCCGATTCCCGCCAACGATGATGCAATCCGCGGCGTGGAGCTCCTGACCAGCCTCATGGCGGATGCCGTGGCCGATGGTCTTCTGGAGCGTTCCGGGAAGGCCGCCAAGGCCGAAGAGACGGGTGATCAGCCCATGGCCGAGTGGGAGAAGAACCTGCTCGAGAACAAGGAAGGCGAGGATAAGCCTGCCGAGGAGACCCCGGCTGCTCCTGCCGCCGAAGCCGAGTGA
- the frr gene encoding ribosome recycling factor — translation MTTVVDQAKDQMDKTIEATKENFAGIRTGRANPSFLNDIMVDYYGAPTPIKALASIGVPEPRTLAVTPFDASQAGAVEKAIRDSDLGVNPNRDGNVIRVTMPELTEDRRRDYVKIAKTKAEEGKVAVRNIRRKVKEDLEAKVKDGDLGEDEGNRLQKELETVTKQKSDTIDQLLEAKEKEILEV, via the coding sequence ATGACCACAGTGGTGGATCAGGCCAAGGACCAGATGGACAAGACCATCGAGGCCACGAAGGAGAACTTCGCGGGTATACGGACCGGAAGGGCCAATCCCTCCTTCCTCAATGACATCATGGTGGACTATTACGGTGCTCCCACCCCGATCAAGGCTCTGGCCTCCATCGGTGTACCTGAACCCCGAACCCTGGCTGTGACCCCCTTTGATGCTTCTCAGGCCGGTGCGGTGGAGAAGGCCATCAGGGATTCCGATTTGGGCGTCAATCCGAACCGTGACGGAAACGTAATCCGGGTGACCATGCCCGAGCTGACCGAGGATCGTCGCCGCGACTATGTCAAGATCGCCAAGACCAAGGCGGAGGAAGGCAAGGTCGCCGTCCGCAATATCCGCCGTAAGGTCAAGGAGGATCTTGAAGCCAAGGTCAAGGATGGGGATCTTGGCGAGGATGAGGGCAACCGGCTCCAGAAGGAGCTAGAGACCGTCACCAAGCAGAAAAGCGACACGATTGACCAGCTGCTGGAAGCCAAGGAGAAGGAGATTCTCGAGGTCTGA
- the pyrH gene encoding UMP kinase, with amino-acid sequence MTRSGRLEGESFGGRSLRCIVDNVESGGHTTPRRVLLKLSGEAFGGGQVGIDVEVVQRVAKEIVEAVRTGVQVAIVVGGGNFFRGAELSQAGIERSRGDYMGMLGTVMNCLALQDFLEQEGQATRVQTAITMGQVAEPYIPLKAIRHLEKGRVVIFGAGAGLPYFSTDTVSIQRALEIHCSEVLMGKNGVDGVYTSDPRKDSSASMFTRLSYQRALVDNLAVMDASALSMARDNSMPIRVFGLEGEGNVTGALQGKELGTLVMNGEDVAL; translated from the coding sequence ATGACCCGATCTGGCAGACTTGAAGGCGAATCGTTCGGAGGACGTTCTTTGCGGTGCATCGTAGACAATGTTGAAAGTGGTGGTCATACAACCCCCAGGAGGGTCCTTCTCAAGCTGTCGGGTGAGGCCTTTGGCGGCGGACAGGTCGGCATCGACGTCGAAGTCGTTCAGCGTGTGGCCAAAGAGATTGTTGAGGCCGTCAGAACCGGTGTCCAGGTGGCGATTGTGGTCGGCGGAGGCAACTTCTTCCGTGGTGCAGAACTCAGCCAGGCAGGCATAGAGCGTTCACGAGGCGACTACATGGGTATGCTGGGAACGGTCATGAACTGTCTTGCCCTTCAGGACTTCCTTGAGCAGGAGGGGCAGGCCACGCGTGTTCAGACCGCAATCACCATGGGCCAGGTCGCTGAACCCTACATTCCCCTGAAGGCCATCAGGCACTTGGAAAAGGGCCGTGTTGTGATTTTTGGTGCCGGTGCCGGACTTCCATACTTCTCGACCGATACGGTCTCCATCCAACGTGCCCTGGAGATTCACTGTTCCGAGGTTCTCATGGGCAAGAACGGCGTTGACGGTGTCTACACCTCCGACCCCCGTAAGGACTCTTCGGCCAGCATGTTCACACGCCTGAGCTACCAGCGCGCCCTGGTCGACAACCTGGCGGTGATGGATGCCTCGGCCCTGTCCATGGCCAGGGACAACTCTATGCCGATTCGTGTTTTCGGCCTGGAAGGGGAAGGCAACGTTACGGGCGCCCTCCAGGGTAAGGAGCTTGGCACGTTGGTCATGAACGGGGAGGACGTCGCCCTCTGA